From Neospora caninum Liverpool complete genome, chromosome VIII, a single genomic window includes:
- a CDS encoding putative oxidoreductase, short chain dehydrogenase/reductase domain-containing protein, whose protein sequence is MISNPGPLLALGCFVVCWTCALLLRLLWAAIAALLLRDCDLATKLLPERKGYWKNRVAWITGASSGIGLSLCRLLATRRCSIIISSRKEEDLLKARDDAIAYSQRLGIKRSPEDFLLLPFDMKKPESFRGVVDEGRKWKGRIDILFSNAGVACRGVMLPSSIDNEILQVNLLSQMEFVKLIVARMIQQQSGHVIFTNSMSARITLGGRTAYSTAKGALLNFAYGLSRELRGMASPVRVTTVLPGYVRTSLCDRELYADGAIPKGVHVAEDIRTGLPSDRTAELMLRGSSRGLAEIWVGKNPDLFYMYAMYYVPEIANLAVDYGASSYARNIEEEIRQRRYVARSARAPSAPGQPPVDKRGAGFKKRKASGDSALSEPFCSPRTCPPGLKQRDDDASPASVPDEKGSQAGEEDRTRGGSLPPAKDGIVATESEAQKSNIFPGAPGPFGTVANAISDAVSQLGRFASMGSDTTHDDEEQTNGGAVRKRRSFGIDENGFGGESTGRTADAGTTRTQSSASGKGQTNAAVSG, encoded by the exons ATGATCAGCAATCCCGGGCCACTTCTCGCCCTAGGCTGCTTCGTCGTGTGCTGGACTTGTGCCttgctgcttcgccttctaTGGGCTGCAATAGCGGCTCTGCTGCTGCGAGATTGCGACTTAGCTACCAAACTGCTTCCCGAACGAAAAGGCTACTGGAAAAATAGGGTCGCTTGGATCACCG gCGCCTCGAGTGGAATCGGCCTGAGTCTGTGCCGGTTGCTCGCAACCAGGCGTTGCTCCATTATTATCTCCAgtagaaaagaagaagattTGCTTAAAGCTCGTGACGATGCCATCGCGTACAGCCAGCGACTTGGAATTAAACGATCGCCAGAAGacttcctccttctccccttcgaCATGAAGAAACCGGAATCCTTTCGTGGCGTTGTGGACGAAGGACGAAAGTGGAAGGGCAGGATTGACATTCTCTTCAGCAACGCAG GCGTTGCGTGTCGAGGAGTGATGCTTCCATCTTCAATTGACAACGAAATCCTGCAAGTGAATCTCCTCTCCCAAATGGAGTTCGTGAAGCTCATCGTTGCTCGCATGATTCAACAGCAAAGTGGGCACGTCATTTTCACCAATTCGATGAGCGCCAGAATCACGCTCGGAGGCCGGACCGCTTACAGCACAGCCAAAGGGGCTCTTTTGAATTTTGCCTACGGACTCTCGC GCGAACTTAGAGGAATGGCAAGCCCCGTGCGTGTCACCACAGTCCTGCCCGGCTACGTCCGAACGTCGCTCTGCGATCGGGAGCTCTACGCCGATGGAGCGATTCCCAAAGGCGTCCACGTCGCCGAAGACATTCGCACGG GTCTCCCCTCGGACCGAACTGCGGAGTTGATGCTCCGTGGCAGCTCTAGGGGACTCGCCGAAATCTGGGTCGGAAAGAATCCAGATCTTTTCTACATGTACGCCATGTACTACGTGCCGGAGATCGCCAACTTGGCGGTTGACTACGGGGCCAGTTCCTACGCGCGAAACATCGAAGAGGAAATCCGACAGCGGCGCTACGTCGCGCGCAGCGCTCGTGCCCCTAGCGCGCCTGGACAGCCGCCCGTCGACAAGCGAGGCGCCGGGTTcaagaagcgaaaggcaTCTGGAGATTCTGCCCTTTCTGAACCTTTCTGTTCGCCGCGTACGTGTCCCCCTGGGCTGAAGCAACGGGACGATGACGCATCTCCAGCGTCGGTACCCGACGAGAAGGGGTCACaggcaggcgaagaggacaGAACCCGCGGCGGTTCGCTTCCACCTGCGAAGGACGGGATCGTAGCAACTGAATCGGAAGCTCAGAAATCGAACATTTTTCCGGGAGCACCTGGCCCGTTTGGGACCGTCGCCAACGCGATTTCAGACGCCGTCAGTCAACTGGGCAGATTCGCTTCCATGGGGTCTGACACCACGCACGACGATGAGGAACAGACCAATGGGGGAGCTGtgcggaagcgaaggagtTTCGGGATTGATGAGAATGGGTTTGGTGGAGAAAGTACAGGCCGAACAGCAGACGCAGGAACAACTCGTACACAGAGCTCGGCCAGCGGCAAGGGACAAACTAACGCGGCTGTCAGCGGCTAA